A section of the Ovis canadensis isolate MfBH-ARS-UI-01 breed Bighorn chromosome 1, ARS-UI_OviCan_v2, whole genome shotgun sequence genome encodes:
- the C1H1orf50 gene encoding uncharacterized protein C1orf50 homolog isoform X2: MEDAASPGGTQGVTENQGVLSAAGALVELTPNPGGLALVSPYRTHRAGDPLDLVALAEQVQKANEFIRANATNKLTVIAEQIEHLQEQARKVLEDARRDADLHHVACNMVKKPGNIYYLYKRESGQQYFSIISPEEWGTSRPHDFLGAYKLQHDLSWTPYEDIEKQDAKISVVNKLLNQPVALPPSTEPNFQGFRSTESGL; this comes from the exons ATGGAAGATGCAGCATCGCCcgggggcacccagggagtcacaGAAAACCAAGGAGTTCTGTCGGCGGCAG GAGCCCTGGTGGAGCTCACCCCGAATCCCGGCGGCCTGGCCCTGGTGAGCCCCTACCGCACCCACCGGGCCGGGGACCCTTTAGACCTCGTGGCGCTCGCAGAGCAGGTGCAGAAG GCTAATGAATTCATCAGAGCAAATGCCACCAACAAACTGACAGTCATAGCTGAGCAAATCGAACATTTGCAAGAACAAGCCAGGAAA GTTTTGGAGGATGCTCGCAGAGATGCTGACTTGCACCATGTAGCCTGTAACATGGTGAAAAAACCTGGCAACATTTACTACCTTTATAAACGGGAGAGTGGTCAgcaatatttttccattatttctccagaG gaATGGGGGACAAGTCGTCCACATGACTTCCTTGGTGCCTACAAGCTACAGCACGACCTGTCCTGGACTCCGTATGAGGACATTGAGAAGCAGGATGCTAAAATCAGTGTCGTGAACAAGCTGCTAAACCAGCCAGTGGCTCTGCCTCCAAGCACTGAACCCAACTTCCAGGGGTTCAGGTCCACTGAGAGTGGACTCTGA
- the C1H1orf50 gene encoding uncharacterized protein C1orf50 homolog isoform X1 has protein sequence MEDAASPGGTQGVTENQGVLSAAGRGGALVELTPNPGGLALVSPYRTHRAGDPLDLVALAEQVQKANEFIRANATNKLTVIAEQIEHLQEQARKVLEDARRDADLHHVACNMVKKPGNIYYLYKRESGQQYFSIISPEEWGTSRPHDFLGAYKLQHDLSWTPYEDIEKQDAKISVVNKLLNQPVALPPSTEPNFQGFRSTESGL, from the exons ATGGAAGATGCAGCATCGCCcgggggcacccagggagtcacaGAAAACCAAGGAGTTCTGTCGGCGGCAGGTCGGGGAG GAGCCCTGGTGGAGCTCACCCCGAATCCCGGCGGCCTGGCCCTGGTGAGCCCCTACCGCACCCACCGGGCCGGGGACCCTTTAGACCTCGTGGCGCTCGCAGAGCAGGTGCAGAAG GCTAATGAATTCATCAGAGCAAATGCCACCAACAAACTGACAGTCATAGCTGAGCAAATCGAACATTTGCAAGAACAAGCCAGGAAA GTTTTGGAGGATGCTCGCAGAGATGCTGACTTGCACCATGTAGCCTGTAACATGGTGAAAAAACCTGGCAACATTTACTACCTTTATAAACGGGAGAGTGGTCAgcaatatttttccattatttctccagaG gaATGGGGGACAAGTCGTCCACATGACTTCCTTGGTGCCTACAAGCTACAGCACGACCTGTCCTGGACTCCGTATGAGGACATTGAGAAGCAGGATGCTAAAATCAGTGTCGTGAACAAGCTGCTAAACCAGCCAGTGGCTCTGCCTCCAAGCACTGAACCCAACTTCCAGGGGTTCAGGTCCACTGAGAGTGGACTCTGA